In Microvenator marinus, one genomic interval encodes:
- a CDS encoding lytic transglycosylase domain-containing protein encodes MKIWIISALVLFPLWATAQTPDASLVNAGDETKFRVISRFGPESNQETKQETGEVEFSRAWAHYEAGRHAQALAEFEGLTNGLFADYALRFGAESALNLKEFEKARKMALRVDKDSIPGTEAQRIAALALLNSDEKAASQELVKFADRYPTRSTALDARVLVTGLKSVSSELVNEQWYRIARDFPRSSHRQAALTALKKSKSKDAKAHLDELSSPAGQLRYWNAVYDAHQSQEVVDGLGKELPKFKTGSDAWCEANFLVAHSLTKLRKHAESVAPYTTVIKKCKGVGNWYLRALYLGGKGHWNAGDTKAALEVFERIWTEFPNHSYADDAAYFSARIHRSANDDKKAESLLEKQVRSWPDGDMVSDAHWLKIRPLFAAKKYKEIVAYIDSLKETGEQDLYSMGRMAYFRARALELKAGKVKGAAEQAYLAVIEQYPMSYYALMALNRLNGAGIEFEPKPTKGEAVETSAELEADLRFRRGMAFVRQGIDSLAKLEFQELTKAKTDLWQVALLMHKAAAYTYSHDIARRRIDGWMTHYPDENALRWQIGFPAPFEEDVRLWAKKREIPAALVWAIMREESGFSPGIESWANAKGLLQLMDSTAERMAKLDALKGFEPRILFDSKTNIRLGTRYLSELSSQVDDHPVLMIAGYNGGMGNVGRWLKEKESEDLDLFVEDIPFGQTRNYTKRVLQTYWIYAWLWDEHTVPKFDMKL; translated from the coding sequence ATGAAGATTTGGATAATTTCCGCGCTCGTCCTCTTTCCTCTCTGGGCGACGGCTCAAACACCCGATGCATCCCTTGTAAATGCGGGTGATGAAACCAAATTTCGAGTGATCTCGAGATTTGGGCCGGAGAGCAACCAAGAGACCAAACAAGAGACCGGCGAGGTCGAGTTCTCGCGAGCTTGGGCCCACTACGAAGCCGGGCGACATGCCCAAGCCCTCGCCGAATTCGAAGGCCTGACAAACGGGCTTTTCGCGGACTATGCGCTTAGATTTGGGGCCGAGTCCGCTCTGAACCTCAAGGAGTTTGAAAAGGCGCGAAAGATGGCATTGCGCGTCGATAAAGACTCGATCCCTGGCACCGAAGCTCAAAGAATCGCTGCGCTCGCCTTGCTCAACTCGGATGAGAAAGCCGCCTCACAAGAACTGGTAAAATTTGCTGACCGCTACCCTACGCGATCTACAGCGTTGGATGCCCGAGTTTTGGTCACAGGGCTTAAGTCGGTTTCGTCAGAATTGGTCAACGAACAATGGTACAGAATCGCGCGCGATTTTCCTCGGTCGTCGCATCGTCAAGCCGCCCTGACCGCACTCAAAAAGTCCAAAAGCAAAGACGCAAAAGCTCATCTTGATGAACTCAGCTCTCCCGCTGGCCAACTACGATATTGGAACGCTGTCTACGACGCTCATCAAAGCCAGGAGGTCGTCGATGGCCTCGGAAAGGAGCTCCCAAAGTTCAAGACAGGCAGCGACGCCTGGTGCGAAGCTAACTTCCTGGTCGCACATAGCCTCACGAAACTCAGGAAGCACGCCGAGAGTGTGGCGCCGTACACTACCGTGATCAAGAAATGCAAAGGGGTTGGGAATTGGTATCTGAGGGCGCTTTACCTTGGCGGCAAAGGCCACTGGAACGCCGGAGATACGAAGGCCGCGCTTGAAGTCTTCGAACGGATCTGGACCGAGTTTCCGAATCACTCGTACGCCGACGATGCCGCTTATTTTTCGGCACGGATCCACCGTTCGGCCAACGACGACAAGAAAGCGGAGAGTCTACTCGAAAAACAGGTCAGGAGCTGGCCAGACGGAGACATGGTCTCGGACGCCCATTGGTTGAAGATTCGACCACTCTTCGCGGCCAAAAAGTACAAAGAGATCGTCGCCTACATCGACTCGCTCAAGGAGACGGGAGAGCAAGACCTCTACTCGATGGGACGCATGGCCTATTTCAGGGCCAGGGCGCTGGAGCTCAAGGCCGGAAAGGTTAAGGGAGCCGCAGAACAAGCCTACCTCGCCGTGATTGAGCAGTACCCGATGTCCTATTACGCGCTCATGGCGCTCAACCGGTTGAACGGCGCTGGAATCGAGTTTGAGCCAAAGCCCACCAAAGGTGAGGCGGTTGAGACGTCCGCGGAGCTTGAAGCAGATTTACGGTTTAGGCGAGGCATGGCGTTTGTAAGACAGGGCATCGACTCGTTGGCCAAGCTGGAGTTTCAGGAACTCACAAAGGCGAAGACCGATCTCTGGCAGGTAGCACTACTCATGCACAAGGCCGCCGCCTACACCTACTCCCATGATATCGCACGTCGGCGGATCGATGGGTGGATGACGCACTACCCGGACGAGAACGCTCTCAGATGGCAGATTGGGTTCCCCGCCCCGTTCGAAGAAGATGTGAGACTCTGGGCTAAGAAACGAGAGATCCCTGCAGCGCTCGTCTGGGCGATCATGCGCGAGGAGTCAGGGTTTTCGCCTGGAATTGAGAGCTGGGCAAACGCAAAGGGCCTTCTGCAACTCATGGACTCCACTGCGGAAAGGATGGCGAAACTCGATGCGCTCAAGGGATTCGAGCCGCGTATCCTCTTCGACTCGAAGACCAATATCCGTCTCGGAACGCGTTATCTCTCCGAACTCTCGTCTCAAGTCGACGATCACCCCGTGCTCATGATCGCTGGATATAACGGAGGAATGGGCAATGTGGGCAGGTGGCTCAAGGAAAAAGAGTCCGAGGATCTCGATCTCTTTGTGGAGGATATCCCGTTTGGCCAGACCAGAAATTACACCAAACGTGTGCTCCAGACCTATTGGATCTACGCCTGGCTTTGGGACGAACATACCGTTCCGAAGTTCGATATGAAGTTGTAG